A portion of the Bactrocera dorsalis isolate Fly_Bdor unplaced genomic scaffold, ASM2337382v1 BdCtg159, whole genome shotgun sequence genome contains these proteins:
- the LOC105227291 gene encoding polyadenylate-binding protein 2 isoform X2, with the protein MADEDLSLNEDQLLDNLDEANGEHEAELMNENEEEANMQIDPELEAIKARVKEMEEEAEKIKQMQSEVDKQMAGSTTGLATVPLSLEEKQEIDTRSVYVGNVDYGASAEELESHFHGCGTINRVTILCNKADGHPKGFAYIEFGSKEFVETALAMNETLFRGRQIKVMSKRTNRPGLSTTNRFARGSFRGRGARISRACCHTSFRGSRRPMGYRGRANYYAPY; encoded by the exons ATGGCAGACGAAGACTTATCGTTAAACGAAGATCAACTGCTGGACAATCTTGATGAGGCAAATGGCGAGCACGAAGCAGAACTAATGAACGAAAACGAG gAGGAAGCCAATATGCAAATCGATCCTGAATTGGAAGCAATAAAGGCGCGAGTTAAGGAAATGGAGGAGGAAgccgaaaaaattaaacaaatgcaATCCGAAGTGGACAAACAAATGGCTGGTTCTACAACAGGATTGGCCACAGTGCCATTATCTTtagaagaaaaacaagaaattgaTACACGTTCAGTGTACGTGGGTAATGTTGACTATGGCGCTTCCGCTGAAGAGTTAGAATCACATTTTCATGGTTGTGGAACCATAAACCGTGTGACTATACTATGCAATAAAGCTGATGGTCACCCCAAAGGCTTTGCTTATATTGAGTTTGGTTCAAAGGAATTTGTTGAGACAGCATTGGCTATGAACGAGACTCTTTTTAGAGGTCGCCAAATTAAG gtCATGTCAAAGCGCACTAATCGCCCAGGATTGTCTACGACAAATCGTTTTGCTCGCGGAAGTTTCCGTGGCCGAGGAGCTCGCATATCACGCGCTTGTTGTCACACATCCTTCCGTGGTTCACGTCGTCCAAT GGGTTATCGCGGACGTGCAAACTACTATGCACCATACTGA
- the LOC109579202 gene encoding uncharacterized protein LOC109579202, with protein MNIDEESDYEEDEFLIFADFKNQLGPLDLDENIAVKIIGLEKDPVAEVHGNIFKGSYDHPMGTCVFFEKDTDAAPSDPLFETSCRQKYKYFAKTNKVINFERIYVEPKCDETMNNLSNTIISPEKSEDNEKEQLKIQTEDDKLRINISYEDAIKQFQSCDENN; from the exons ATGAATATTGACGAAGAATCTGACTATGAAGaagatgaatttttaattttcgctgaTTTCAAAAATCAACTTGGCCCCCTTGATTTGGATGAAAATATAGCAGTGAAAATCATTGGACTTGAAAAGGACCCAGTCGCTGAAGTGCATGGAAACATATttaaag GATCCTATGATCACCCAATGGGCACGTGTGTTTTCTTTGAAAAGGACACGGACGCCGCGCCGTCAGATCCTCTATTCGAAACTAGCTGTCggcagaaatataaatattttgcgaaaaccaataaagttataaattttgaacGTATATACGTTGAACCGAAATGCGATGAAACCATGAATAATCTATCTAATACTATAATATCACCAGAAAAAAGTGAAGACAATGAAAAAGAGCAACTTAAAATACAGACTGAGGATGATAAACTTCGGATTAATATTTCATATGAAGATGCTATAAAGCAATTTCAATCGTGTGATGAAAACAATTAa
- the LOC105227291 gene encoding polyadenylate-binding protein 2 isoform X1, with translation MADEDLSLNEDQLLDNLDEANGEHEAELMNENEEEANMQIDPELEAIKARVKEMEEEAEKIKQMQSEVDKQMAGSTTGLATVPLSLEEKQEIDTRSVYVGNVDYGASAEELESHFHGCGTINRVTILCNKADGHPKGFAYIEFGSKEFVETALAMNETLFRGRQIKVMSKRTNRPGLSTTNRFARGSFRGRGARISRACCHTSFRGSRRPIRGYRGRANYYAPY, from the exons ATGGCAGACGAAGACTTATCGTTAAACGAAGATCAACTGCTGGACAATCTTGATGAGGCAAATGGCGAGCACGAAGCAGAACTAATGAACGAAAACGAG gAGGAAGCCAATATGCAAATCGATCCTGAATTGGAAGCAATAAAGGCGCGAGTTAAGGAAATGGAGGAGGAAgccgaaaaaattaaacaaatgcaATCCGAAGTGGACAAACAAATGGCTGGTTCTACAACAGGATTGGCCACAGTGCCATTATCTTtagaagaaaaacaagaaattgaTACACGTTCAGTGTACGTGGGTAATGTTGACTATGGCGCTTCCGCTGAAGAGTTAGAATCACATTTTCATGGTTGTGGAACCATAAACCGTGTGACTATACTATGCAATAAAGCTGATGGTCACCCCAAAGGCTTTGCTTATATTGAGTTTGGTTCAAAGGAATTTGTTGAGACAGCATTGGCTATGAACGAGACTCTTTTTAGAGGTCGCCAAATTAAG gtCATGTCAAAGCGCACTAATCGCCCAGGATTGTCTACGACAAATCGTTTTGCTCGCGGAAGTTTCCGTGGCCGAGGAGCTCGCATATCACGCGCTTGTTGTCACACATCCTTCCGTGGTTCACGTCGTCCAAT AAGGGGTTATCGCGGACGTGCAAACTACTATGCACCATACTGA